CATCTTGATTCTTCAAGTAGTCAATCAGGTCGGGTCACAGAGCGAGGGCTCAGATTTGAGAAAAGCACATGATGTTGTCGACGATGATAAGTTTGCTAGTACCATGCTAGACCGAATCAGTGGCTTCTCGCCACTGGATTGATCGGGAGCAATTTAAGAGAGTGAGCCACCAACTGCGCCTCTGTTCCCGTAAAGGTTCAAATCTGAGTCAGACGGATTTTACTTGCTCCATGGGTCGAGAAAGTAAACAGGTCTTCCACTAAGTGCACTTGTCATGCAAATTAGTTCTCTGAGAGCGTCTTGATAGATGATGTTGAACAAAATAGCAACAAAAGTCCCATTTGAGACTAGCGTCGAGGGGCGTGAAATCCGTGGCCTCGCGTGGAGGGAAAGCCTGTGGCCGTGGGAATACGCTCCCCTGATTCCAAGACGGGACTTGGTTAGCAGGACTCCTAAAACGGCTGCCGAAGTAGCCCTTTTCGGCCgcctgctaaccgtcacatcaGTAAAATGAGTAGTTTAATGCATAGGTAAATAATAGCTCTGGATACTTTAAAATTGAGATATATACTGTGTAGGCCATAGAATATGCTATTTTAGATTTCTAGTGAACATAACTTGGAATGGCGTTGGAATATTGCAGGTTAAGAACGGCCATTTTGCATGGGTTAGACTAGGACCGTGAATACTATGCATATACCTCCGCATAATGCTCACTGCGCTATCCATGGAATCTTTCTCACAAAACCTGGGGATGGCAGCACATAGGACTCGGTATGTATCCGAAACGTGTCCATACTCCCGAATGCGGGGTATCACAGGTAATCTCCACCATACCGACTTTGGAAGGGATTTTTTACATCCCCCCGAGACGGGGACAACGTTGGACTGCATGAGCCAGAATGAATTCGACTCTCGACCACAACCTGCAGCACATGCTCTCATGGCACCGCAACGATGCCTCCGCGCTCGCCCTATACACGGCCACGCATACGAAAGTCCCGAGGCCGCGGCCTGCGGACGACGAATGGATGGTGAGTGCCTCCTGCAACCTGAGCGTGTCGTGCCTTTATTGATGCAGTAATTGTAGCATAACGTGTCGGAAACGGCATCTGAAATGTGATGAGATCAAACCAATATGCGGACCTTGTGCAAAAAAGGACAAAATATGTGAATACACCACTTCAGGTCGTCGCAGCACCAACGTCCCGGCCTCTGATGGGGCCATTAGTGATGCTGTCCCTGCGCCACCCTCACAGCAGACAGTGTCCCCAGAGATTAATGATCATCCGTCAAGTCATGTTATCCAAGATTCTGTGCCCAATGAGCCTCTACAAACAGCTGATTGTCCTGGACTTGCTCCGAGCCGGATGCTAACCACCACCCATCAGCGCTATTAGACAACCTGTCTGGCGATAACCTGGTTGCAAGCCAAAGTCCAATAGCCTTGCAACATACCTATTTGTCACCCTCTAATGCATCTTTTGCGGCGGTGCGATGGCTTGGATTACTTGCAAGTGATGCTGCGAGGGACAGCCCACAACTTTTGACCATCCCCAATCCCTGCATGAACCAAAATTATTCGCCTGGCCATGATAGTGCTGATAGTCCGATACAACGCAGCTCGCTGCATTACGCAACTCAGGTGCTGGAAAGCCCTCCTGCCAGTCATGACCCGACAGATGCCAGTGTCCCGGGAGGCGTTACGCTTAGGGAGAAACAGATTTGGCAGTCACGGGAGCCAATAGCGCTCTCTCAGGGCGAGCAGACTTTGTTCGAATATTTTGTGCATCAAGTGAGCCCTTGGGTAGGATGCTCTTCCCACGCTTGCGACTTCGACATGATAGCCTAACAACACCCCTTCTTGTAGATCGATCTTTTTGACCCCACAAGTCAGTTCTCTACGTTTGTTGCGCATCTAGCGGTAAGTTAACTTGTGCTTtattggtttttttttttttttgttcaTTGGAGATTGACTTGACATTCCCAGATACACAATGCTGGACTTATGAATGCTATACTCGCTCTTGCATCCCGGCATCTAGCATTAAATTCTTCGCTAGATGAAGACAATATGCCAAATAAGGAGGAAGCAGCTCTTCAATATTATTATCAGACTCTTTACTATGTGCAAAGAGCTATGCAATACCCCAGCTACCAGACAAGTCTGGAGCTCCTCGCAACGACACTGATCATTTCCGCCTATGAAATGCTTGACAATTCTACTAACGACTGGGAACGGCACCTTGAAGGAGTCTTCCTGATCCAGAGGTCTCAGACCATCCATGGAGAATCCGGTGGACTGCATTCAGCTGTGTGGTGGGCATGGCTCTGCCAGGACATTTGGGCCGCTTTCCGAGAAAAACGCAAGACTTTCACGTTCTGGGTGCCACAGAAACCACTTTCTGCACTATCACCGCACGAGCTCGCTACGCGCGCAATCTACATTACTGCAAAGGTAATTAGCTACTGTGCTGATGCCACAACTGAAGAAAACATCCAGCGTCAAATGCATGAGGCAATCCATCTTCACACCGTGCTAGATGACTGGCGACAACATCTGACTGTTGAGTTTTCACCATTGCCGCTTGGTTCGCGGAAACAGTCAACTTGTTTTAAACCGATCTGGATCCGCCCACCTGCATTTGGTATGTATCAGATATTGGCCTTACAATTTCCATTGACGGAAAGTGAACTGACAGGATTATGTAGCTGTGGCGGTTCAGTTTTTCAGTGTATCACACATTCTCTTACTTGCTCATGAGCCCAGCATGCGAGGGCTTGACCAGTATCTCGAGCGACAATGCGTAATAAGGCGATGTGTGGAAAATATCTGTGGCATTGCTATGGCTTTGAAAGATGCTGCTTCCAGCTTGATGTCATCGCAGGCTTTATTTATTGGTGCGTGATATGTTGTGATCCATCCAGACAAGGTGGGGAGCTAATCAAGGCAAAGCGGGAATCTTTACGTTCGAGAATCATGCCCGTCAAGCTATTTTGGAGTTGTTGGAGTCCTGCCAAGAGCGAACTGGCTGGCCAGTTAAATCGTTGGGAGTTGAGCTACAGCAGCTTTGGGAAGGCATTGAGCTTGCCAAAACCGCAGCAGCCGCAAGGGTGTCCATGTAGTatattctttcttttcctacCAGTTTGGTATCTTTGTGCACATTCTTTTTCTATGCCTCACGGGTCTATATTCCAAGCAATGCTCCCTTTACTCCCGCTCCGAGCTGGACTCTCCACAACCGGCGCTCATTCAGGGCAAAAAGTTCCCCATTTCTCCCAAAACAAAAGTTCGCGACACCACCGTTAATTAAGATCCGACCCAAGAGAACGCCCCCCGGCGACCAGATATTTATCCCATCCCCACAGCCACTGTAGACATTCCCATTGAGGTCGCATTTGATCCCGTCTGGGATCCCCTGGTCTGCCATAGCAAAGACCCGACGGTTTGTGAGAAACGGCTCTCCGTGATAGATAGATCAAAGGCGTAACTAGATAGAATCACCATAAGCAATTCTGACCGAATAGAAAACTTTAGCTTTTTTTGGGGGGCGGGAGCTCATACATTGAAGATACACACTGATCATCAATTGTTCCGTCGCCATGAACCCGGTCAGTATCCGTGATGTAGACAATCTTGTCATCTGGGGAGAAACAGATGCCATTCGGtctcccaaatccatccgCCATAACCCGAATAGCTCCAGTTTCGGGACACCACCGGTATACCTGATTGGGCAGGCACGGCGCCGGCCGATATCCCTGCTCAGAGCCGTAAATGGGATCTGTAAACCAGACCGAGCCATCCGTGTGCACGACCACGTCATTGACAGAATTAAAAGGCCGGCCAAGGAAGTCCTGTTTCAACAGTTCCGACTGATACGGAGCGGTGGTGGACATGCGGTACAGCCCGCTTGGTTCAGTCATGGAACCCTGTGCGCAGAAGAGGACGTGGTCTTTGCCATAGTTAATTCCTCCGTTGCCCATGGGAATCTGTGTGGGTATTTCCTCGCAGGTGACTGGGTTTCGACTCAGATTAACACGAGTGATGTGTACTTTTTGCTGTCCATTCGGGTCAATGCATCTGTTGCTGGTGATGAAGAGGTCGTTTGTAAGGGGGTTGTAGACCCCGGCCTCGTGGGCGAAGGGATAGTCATAGTTTTCTGCTAGTAGCTCCAGCGATGGGGCTGGGCCGATAATTGCGCCGAATCGCTCGTCATGGGCTTGAAAGAACGTGTTGTTGGTTTTGGACATTTTGTGGATGCACTGATTTGTGGTTGATGTTGCTGCAGATGGGAGAAGTTAGAAATTGGTATAAGGCCTGTTGTACGGCGA
This Aspergillus chevalieri M1 DNA, chromosome 3, nearly complete sequence DNA region includes the following protein-coding sequences:
- a CDS encoding uncharacterized protein (COG:S;~EggNog:ENOG410PI00;~InterPro:IPR021858;~TransMembrane:1 (o310-333i)) translates to MNQNYSPGHDSADSPIQRSSLHYATQVLESPPASHDPTDASVPGGVTLREKQIWQSREPIALSQGEQTLFEYFVHQVSPWIDLFDPTSQFSTFVAHLAIHNAGLMNAILALASRHLALNSSLDEDNMPNKEEAALQYYYQTLYYVQRAMQYPSYQTSLELLATTLIISAYEMLDNSTNDWERHLEGVFLIQRSQTIHGESGGLHSAVWWAWLCQDIWAAFREKRKTFTFWVPQKPLSALSPHELATRAIYITAKVISYCADATTEENIQRQMHEAIHLHTVLDDWRQHLTVEFSPLPLGSRKQSTCFKPIWIRPPAFAVAVQFFSVSHILLLAHEPSMRGLDQYLERQCVIRRCVENICGIAMALKDAASSLMSSQALFIAGIFTFENHARQAILELLESCQERTGWPVKSLGVELQQLWEGIELAKTAAAARVSM
- a CDS encoding SMP-30/gluconolactonase/LRE family protein (COG:G;~EggNog:ENOG410PWP3;~InterPro:IPR011042,IPR013658;~PFAM:PF08450); the encoded protein is MSKTNNTFFQAHDERFGAIIGPAPSLELLAENYDYPFAHEAGVYNPLTNDLFITSNRCIDPNGQQKVHITRVNLSRNPVTCEEIPTQIPMGNGGINYGKDHVLFCAQGSMTEPSGLYRMSTTAPYQSELLKQDFLGRPFNSVNDVVVHTDGSVWFTDPIYGSEQGYRPAPCLPNQVYRWCPETGAIRVMADGFGRPNGICFSPDDKIVYITDTDRVHGDGTIDDQIAYGDSI